Proteins found in one Sphingomonas sp. SORGH_AS_0879 genomic segment:
- a CDS encoding CaiB/BaiF CoA-transferase family protein, which produces MVKPAPLAGLKVVELARILAGPWAGQVLADLGAEVVKVESPEGDDTRRWGPPFIDNPDGSRDAAYFHAANRGKTSIVANFATPEGQATVRVLAADADVVIENFKLGGLARYGLGYDSLSAINPRLVYCSITGFGQDGPYAARAGYDFIVQGMSGIMDLTGEPTGAPLKIGVALADIMTGLYAVIAIQAALHMRERTGRGQRIDMALLDTMTGVLANQAMNYLASGVTPTRLGNAHPNIVPYAAFPASNGWFILAVGNDAQFRRFAAIVGIDGDDPRFATNALRCEHRAALTPIIEAATARWRRDDLLAALEAAGVPAGPINTVEQAFADPQVLARGLAIRPERPDGSTVPGVRTPIRFSDADLSLDRAAPMLGR; this is translated from the coding sequence GTGGTAAAACCCGCCCCCCTCGCCGGCCTGAAGGTCGTGGAACTCGCCCGCATCCTTGCCGGTCCCTGGGCCGGGCAGGTGCTGGCCGATCTCGGCGCGGAGGTCGTCAAGGTCGAGAGCCCGGAGGGCGACGACACCCGCCGCTGGGGCCCGCCCTTCATCGACAATCCGGATGGCAGCCGCGACGCCGCCTATTTCCACGCGGCCAATCGCGGCAAGACCTCCATCGTCGCGAACTTCGCCACTCCCGAGGGGCAGGCGACGGTCCGCGTCCTGGCCGCCGATGCCGATGTGGTGATCGAGAATTTCAAGCTGGGCGGCCTCGCCCGCTACGGCCTTGGTTACGACAGCCTGTCGGCGATCAACCCGCGCCTCGTCTATTGCTCGATCACCGGCTTCGGCCAGGACGGTCCCTATGCGGCACGGGCGGGATACGACTTCATCGTCCAGGGGATGAGCGGCATCATGGACCTGACCGGCGAGCCGACGGGCGCGCCGCTGAAGATCGGCGTCGCGCTCGCCGACATCATGACCGGGCTCTACGCGGTCATCGCGATCCAGGCCGCGCTCCACATGCGTGAGCGGACCGGGCGGGGGCAGCGGATCGACATGGCGCTGCTCGACACGATGACCGGGGTGCTCGCGAACCAGGCGATGAACTATCTCGCCTCCGGGGTGACGCCGACCCGGCTGGGCAACGCGCATCCCAATATCGTGCCCTATGCCGCCTTTCCCGCGAGCAACGGCTGGTTCATCCTAGCGGTCGGCAATGATGCGCAATTCCGGCGCTTCGCTGCGATCGTCGGGATCGACGGGGACGATCCGCGCTTCGCCACCAACGCGCTGCGTTGCGAGCACCGCGCCGCGCTGACGCCGATCATCGAAGCCGCGACCGCGCGCTGGCGGCGTGACGATCTGCTCGCCGCGCTAGAGGCGGCGGGCGTCCCGGCGGGGCCGATCAATACGGTGGAACAGGCCTTTGCCGATCCGCAAGTCCTCGCGCGCGGTCTCGCCATCCGGCCCGAGCGGCCGGACGGATCGACCGTCCCCGGTGTGCGCACACCGATCCGCTTCTCCGACGCCGACCTGTCGCTCGACCGCGCCGCGCCGATGCTGGGTCGGTAG
- a CDS encoding (2Fe-2S)-binding protein: MTSLTVNNQPVRYRLPPDTPLLWALRDASNLTGTKYGCGTGDCGACTVDVDGRAVRSCQVPIGRIEGSVVTTIEGLSRDRSHPVQQAFLAANVGQCGYCIPGMVMAAATLIQRNPDPSEEVIRSSITNICRCGIYPRLVEAIQRAARAARGEETIPAAPLPGTDPADAARAVPALVPGQGPREEP; this comes from the coding sequence ATGACCAGCCTGACCGTCAACAACCAGCCCGTCCGCTATCGCCTGCCGCCCGACACGCCCTTGCTGTGGGCGTTGCGCGATGCGTCCAATCTGACGGGCACCAAATATGGCTGTGGCACCGGCGATTGCGGCGCATGCACGGTCGATGTCGACGGACGCGCGGTGCGCAGTTGCCAGGTCCCGATCGGGCGGATCGAGGGCAGCGTCGTCACCACCATCGAGGGGCTGTCGCGCGACCGATCGCATCCCGTCCAGCAGGCGTTCCTGGCGGCCAATGTCGGCCAGTGCGGCTATTGCATACCCGGCATGGTGATGGCCGCCGCCACGCTGATCCAGCGCAACCCCGACCCCTCGGAAGAGGTGATCCGCTCGAGCATCACCAATATCTGCCGCTGCGGCATCTATCCCCGGCTGGTCGAGGCGATCCAGCGCGCCGCCCGGGCCGCGCGCGGCGAGGAGACGATTCCCGCCGCTCCCCTGCCCGGCACCGATCCCGCCGATGCCGCCCGCGCCGTCCCCGCACTGGTCCCGGGCCAGGGCCCGCGCGAAGAACCATGA
- a CDS encoding RcnB family protein, with protein MNRRWMAALLAATAMVAGAMPAMAAAQQMIDQGPRGRPEGGPRPGGPGGPAGRLQRSEGRPIFHNRENFPENRPAFRPDHAEAPRAPQPGPQPVAPPRPSDRGDWGNRGGFAGGPRPGPAPDQTRPDRGPGGVRIDRGGWRDDRGPRWGVPGGGPGAGPARDPGQDQRWRDQQRRQREDRDRWQRSYGDWRDHSDQAYGFAERRAWAEQWNRGWRRDRRYDWMQWRSLNRGAYHLPRYYSPFRDYDYQRFSSGVIIDPVFFGQSYWLDDPYAYRLPPAYGSYRWVRYYNDAILVDLRSGLVVDVVYDIFW; from the coding sequence ATGAACAGGCGTTGGATGGCGGCACTGCTGGCGGCGACGGCGATGGTTGCGGGTGCAATGCCCGCCATGGCGGCGGCGCAGCAAATGATCGATCAGGGTCCACGCGGTCGGCCCGAAGGCGGACCGAGGCCCGGTGGCCCCGGCGGCCCTGCCGGTCGTCTGCAACGCAGCGAAGGCCGCCCGATCTTCCACAATCGCGAGAACTTTCCGGAGAACCGCCCCGCCTTCCGCCCCGACCATGCGGAGGCACCGCGCGCCCCTCAACCCGGGCCCCAACCGGTCGCACCTCCCAGGCCAAGCGATCGTGGCGACTGGGGCAATCGCGGCGGTTTCGCAGGCGGCCCCCGTCCCGGCCCCGCGCCGGACCAGACCCGCCCCGATCGCGGCCCCGGCGGCGTGCGGATCGATCGCGGCGGCTGGCGCGACGACCGTGGCCCGCGATGGGGTGTTCCGGGGGGCGGTCCGGGGGCCGGTCCGGCCCGCGATCCGGGACAGGACCAGCGCTGGCGCGACCAACAACGTCGCCAGCGCGAGGACCGCGATCGCTGGCAGCGCAGCTATGGCGACTGGCGCGATCATTCCGACCAAGCCTATGGCTTTGCCGAGCGGCGCGCCTGGGCGGAACAGTGGAATCGCGGCTGGCGCCGCGACCGTCGCTATGACTGGATGCAATGGCGATCGCTGAACCGGGGCGCCTATCACCTGCCCCGCTATTACTCGCCTTTCCGCGACTATGATTATCAGCGTTTTTCCAGCGGGGTGATCATCGACCCGGTTTTCTTCGGCCAAAGCTATTGGCTGGACGATCCCTATGCCTATCGCCTGCCGCCCGCCTATGGCTCCTATCGCTGGGTCCGTTACTATAACGACGCGATCCTGGTCGACCTGCGCAGCGGGCTGGTCGTCGACGTGGTGTACGACATCTTCTGGTGA
- a CDS encoding 2OG-Fe(II) oxygenase: MSFFSRKPKGNPAASPLRAQFGVSVAQHLDANPAVTRVTTDTAQIYYQPDFLTPDQCDKLMAMIDSNRRPSTLLSDRPDYGFRTSESCDMARWSPDVQPIDESIAALLGISPEQGETMQGQRYAPGQQFRAHHDYFHESESYWEKVRVHGGQRTWTAMIYLNDVPEGGATWFPQAGIRVAPRRGLLLAWNNMKLDGSPNEMTLHEGMPVVEGTKYVITKWFREGNWVS; the protein is encoded by the coding sequence ATGTCGTTCTTCTCGAGGAAGCCCAAGGGCAACCCCGCCGCCTCCCCCTTGCGCGCGCAGTTCGGGGTGAGTGTCGCTCAGCATCTCGATGCCAATCCCGCGGTCACCCGCGTGACGACCGATACGGCGCAAATCTATTACCAGCCCGACTTTCTGACGCCCGATCAGTGCGATAAGCTGATGGCGATGATCGATTCCAATCGGCGCCCCTCGACGCTGTTGTCCGATCGGCCCGATTACGGCTTCCGCACCTCGGAAAGCTGCGACATGGCGCGCTGGTCGCCGGATGTTCAGCCGATCGACGAGTCGATCGCCGCGCTGCTCGGCATTTCCCCCGAACAGGGCGAGACGATGCAGGGACAGCGCTATGCCCCCGGCCAGCAGTTCCGCGCGCACCATGATTATTTCCACGAAAGCGAAAGCTATTGGGAAAAGGTGCGCGTCCATGGCGGACAGCGGACCTGGACCGCGATGATCTATCTCAACGACGTGCCCGAAGGCGGCGCGACCTGGTTTCCCCAGGCGGGCATCCGCGTAGCCCCGCGCCGGGGCCTGCTGCTCGCCTGGAACAATATGAAGCTGGACGGCAGCCCCAATGAGATGACCCTTCACGAAGGGATGCCGGTGGTCGAGGGCACCAAATACGTCATCACCAAATGGTTTCGCGAAGGAAACTGGGTCAGCTGA